The DNA segment GAGATGGGGGCCGAACGCCCACAGGGACAAGGAGGGGAGCAGCACCCAGCTGTGGCCCCAGGGCACCTGCCTGCCGTCCCCATCAGCTTGAGACGCAGAGGGGGACGAGCCAGGGCTCGCTCCATCAAAGGGGACCCCGGCAAAGCATCGCTTGTAGCCTGGCCCCGCTCTGCCGCTCCCCCTCCAACGCAGTCCCCCCTTCACCAGCCCAAGGAAGAGAAACAACATGTCCGTGCAACTGAGCGCGCCGTTTCACACCCAGGTTTATATCCTGGATACAAACAACTTGTGTATCTgcaatatatagatatatatctatatacatatatatgggttttttttttttaattccatggcTTTAAGTTCCACACAGTTGAACAGGCTCCGGCGGAGGAAGAACGAAGAGAGGTGAAATGAAATAGAGGAGGACCAACTCAGGGCTGCTTTGGTTATTTCCTTACTGCTCAGGTTTGCTGTCAGGGTTTCTATGCTTTGGAGGAGTTACGAGCCACCCTCAGGGGCTGGTAAGGCTGCGGATAAATCCAGGAGAAGCCAACACCAGAGAGCAGCAAATACTGTAGGTCCCCCCCTGCAGAGTGCAATTAGAAGGGGCAATTAATACTGCAgcggggcacggggagggggcttggggggaCCCGATTCCCAGGAGAAGTGCTACAGCACCACACCTCCCGGGAGGAGGTTTGGCACCTCCCGGCGTACGAGGGGAGTCGATACGATCCAGCAAACACGAGGAGACGACCAGTAATGGCTCAGAGTGAGGAGGAACCTGTCCGCCCCGGGGACACGGGGGACGTTTTGCCCtggaagcagaagcagaggaTGGAAGCGGAAGGCAAGGGCAGGTCCtcctccctgcagtgggatgcGGTCGCCGTTCCCATGCCCTGGGCAAGCGGGTGGGGATGGACTAGaggagttttttttttccaaggtaaCCACCTTTCCAAAAGGTTTCTTGTTCCTTGTGTGAGAATAAAGTCTCAAGGGACAATTAACTCCCTGGCTCAGCTGCTGAGCCTTGCAATGGGCTGCCCTGCCCAGGCGGGGTGCGGAGGGGAAGCCGGGGAAGCCAGGGAGCCCAGGCAGCACAAATTTCCCAGATTAAATTTCCAGTGGCCTCATGAAGAGGCAAGGAGCCCTCGAGCATCAGGATCAAGGCAACAGCACGCAGCTCCTGGCGTGGCCGGCGGAGGTCGGGCAGGCGAGGGGGATGAAGGCAGGAGGAAGCATGTGCAGGGCCCAGCCCAGGGGGAGCCGGCTTCTGGGCTTTTGGGAATTGCTCCTGTGAAgtcaaaagggaaaggaaaaaaaaaccaaacaacccaacaaaaaaaccccaaaaaccaaaaaaaatcaccattagTGTTGGCAAACACCCACGTTGGAGTAGATGTCCGAGCTGCATAGAGAAGGCTTCATCTCAAcatggcagggaaggagaaggggggaCCTAGAGAAAGTGCTTTAATCACCGGGGAGAaaggagctgggagaggacaggcaggaaagcAACCCAGGAGCGGGGGCTGAGCGAGCAGTGCCGATGAGCGTGGGGTACAGGGCGTGACCCCCCCCAGGCCTCTCCTTTCCCAGCCGCTTGTAATACGCAAGTTTCTTCTGAGCCATCCTCAACACTTCTTCTTGAGGACCTCCTGGAGATAGCGGGCGACCTCTGCAGCCGACTCCCAGGGGACGACAGTGGCCTGGAAGGCTCCAGGCTGCTTCTTCTCCATCTCTTGGGTCATCCGGTGCATGGGGTAGCCCTTCCGCGGGAAAGCCACATCAGCTGAAGTCAAAGTCACGGAAGGGCAGAAGTCATTGGCACCATCTCCCACGTAGAAGACCCTCTCGAACTCCACCTCCTCCTGGGCTCTCTCTGCCAGGTACTCCGTTAGGATTTTGCGTTTGCACATGTTGGCCGGGCAGTCAAGGCACTTGTGGCTGTGGTAGGGCCCCAAGGTGAAGTACCCCTTCTTGTCAAAGCCGGACGGGTTGCTGAAGATCTTGCGGAAGAGGGAGTAGAAACCGGCTGCCCTCAGATTGCATTCGATGCCAAACATGTTGGCATCGGAGATGAGGATGATCTCGAAGAGCTCGTGGTTCTTGGAGAGGAACTGGAAGAGGTCCGGCATGCCGGGGGACAGGGGGATGTTCTCATAGACTGTCTTGAAGTCCCCCATCTTGACCCCCTGGTCCCCCATGTACGCCAGGACGCGCTGCATGTACTCATTGTAGAAGCCCTCGCGGAAGGTCTGTCGGATGTGCTCCGGAAGCTcctgccccggcgctgcccggatGATAGAGTCATCGCTGTTCTCATTGATGATGGTCTCGTCGAAATCGAAGACGAGGAGGTACTTGGGAGGCCGGGGGCTGGCCATACCAACACCCTGCGAGGTGGAAGGATAACGCCCAGCCGTTAGTTCAAGGCACTTTGCTTCGGCCCTGGCACAGCGATGGTGGCAACCACAGCAGCAAGAGGCTGCCAACCCTGCAGAGCAACGCTCCTTGGCTGCCTCACCCCCAGGCAGCTTATTAGCCCAGCTGGGCTTGGGGGGGGGCTAATCCCCTGCTGACATACCTCAGCCCCGGCCCTAAGGCATTTATCCTGCCTATAAAGAGATCATTTTGTCACCGCTAATCCCGTTCCTGCAGTCAAGGCGGTCGCTGTGCCGAGCTACCGCTGCACATGTCCTCCCAAGGGACGCGGGGACAGCATGCACCTCGGGGTGTTTTGTGCAGGGAGGGTCCTCGGGGTGGGGGGGTTACTCCCCAACCTGCTCCTGTCCCGCCTCTGAAAAGGGGGTTGCGTCCCTGCAGACCGCTCTTGCTGCCAGGACGAGTCTGGCTCTTCCCgacagaggaaaacattttgcaggtTGATTTTTGCCCCATCTGGATGCAGTTTCCCCCTGGGTCGGGCTCCGCAGGCTCCTGAGAAGCCCGAGATAACTCAGAGCCGACTCCTGCCCTGCTCTAAAACCAAAGTAAACCTACTTTGCCAACACGGTGCAAAGCCGGTgagccccagcccggcctcccGGTGCCCACCCGCTCCCCTCGGCTAAAGCCACGATGgccccccagcagcacccgcTCACCTTCCCGGCTGCTCCCGTGCCGCCTGAGGCCAGAGGTTTGCAGGATGGGGACCCGattcctgctccctgaccctgaGAAGAGAGGGGACAGCCCCGTTCAGAGAGGATAAGACGGGTGAGAATGGCACTGACCTTAAACAGGCATGGCAGCCCGACGCCCTCACAGCACCTTTTCATTTTAAGACCATCACTCTGCAGGCAGCGCGTTGCTGAAGGCAGCGCTTAGGGCTGGCCGGGCTGCTCTCCTGGCTGCAAACCACAAAGAAGGGGGAGTTTGGTTAATGGCTTGGGTTTTCCCCGGCTGCCACCTTCAGGCACGGCACCAAATGTCACGGCATGGCCGGGCTCTACGTCCTGCAGCGAACTCCCAAGCTCGGGACCTTTCGTACCAGGAACGGAGGAATTAAAGGAGTCTCCGGAGAGCAGGGTGAGTGGGCAGAGCCCGTTTAATGCTTCTGATCCCTCTTAATTCCACTGAGCGCCTGGGCTTTGCTGCACGTGAAAGCAGCCAGCACAATGGCTCGGCAACGAACCCCAGCAACACATGCCCTGTTCCAAAATTGCCCTGATTTTCTTCCAGTATAATTAGTTTGGGGTGTTTCTTTTAATGGAGTAATTATCCTGGAAAGAAACCAGGTGCCCAGGCGGCTCCGCTGAGGATGTGCCAGTCTGCTACCCGGGAGCGAAGGCAGAGCCCAGGTTACGTCTCCTGAATTTTGCCGACCTCTTGTGGTCCGCGGCGATCAAAGCAGAGCGATGGAAAAACCTCAAAAAACCAACCCCGCAGCCAAACCCGGCTGGAAACTCAGCCGGATGGTTAGAGGGAGGAATAACACACGGGGACACGGGAAATTTTCACCGGGCACCAGTAGCTCGGCTTAGCTGGGGCTGGGAGGATTTCAATGATTATTTTGTCATCAGCACGACAACAGGAAGAGTTTTTCAGCTGAAGGTGATTTGTGGGGGATTTGTCTGGTTTGAAGTCCAGCATCAAACTATTTTGGGCACAAACGCGATTCATGACTCtgctaaaattaaataaaccacCACTGCAACTCGAAGGTGGCACGCTGCAAAAGGAAGCGGGCGCTCAAAATTAAACCCCGGGTTGAAATCTTGTAAAAGCGGCTTTTTGTGAAATCTTCAAACCCAACACTAGTTATTTCTTTGTAGAAGCATCCATCAAAAGCTGACGTTTATTTACAGACATCATCTGAAGCCAAATAATGCTACAGCCAGCCCGGCAGTGGGGTTAGCCACCACAATTGTCAGGTCCAAACCaagagaaacagggaaaaaaagactaaacaTGAAAGAGTAATTGTAATTTTTGTCATTATATTCCAAAGAGCTGCCAGCGGCGAGAAAATAATTTTGCCGTCTCAGCCTTAAGGAGACGTCGTGGTACCGATGCAGCGGCACAGGGAAAGAGCCCTGGAACGGCTGGTTAACCCCGGGGACACCGTTAGGGGCAGCTGTAAGGGACGATGTGGACACGGGGAGCGAACCCGCCTCTCAAAAAGCTCTTCCGGGCCCaaaatttttgcattttgctgAACAGGAAAGGCTACCAGCACACATCTTGAATTCCGGGCAGATTAGGTCAAACACAGACCTGAATGGCAACCTCCACGCAATCTATAGTCCCTTCAGTGCTTTTCAGCCGAGGTTCCCCAAACACCTTCCATCTAGCCACCTCTCCTGAATTAACGTTTTGTTACGCACGTAAAAAAACTGACCTGCGAGCTGGGGAAAAGCCAGTTTGGTCTCTTTTGGCTTATTTTAGCTCTGCCTCCTTCGAGAGCTGACCAGCACGAGGTCGGAAACAGCATCAGCCACCCTGATCTCACATTAATTTGCCCTGAGCAGAGCTCCCTGTGAGCTCttgcctcccttccccacctcccagGCATCACTTCGCTCTCCCTGAAGCACCGTGGACACCAACAGCCCCAGCGGGGATAAATCCAGCCGCTCCcaagagctggaaaacaaaatcaGTTGCTCTACCAGGCTCCTTGCCCCGGTGTCCCCGGCACTGCCACCGCTGCCGCACAGAGCctctcccagcccagggctcagAGCCAAGCGCCCCGACAGCAGCTTCCCCTTTGCGGGTCGCGGAGGAGGAGAGAGGCCACCGGACCGTTTTCTATGGGATTTCTAAGGAAAACGATAAGCCGTGAAGTCAGCTTGGACAACCGCTGCCCCCACCTACCGGCAGGAGATCGGAGCATCCCTGCCACACTCCTGCAAGAGCCACCTTCCGCTCTCAGCCGTCCCCAACGCCGCTCTTAATTGTATCAAGATACGCGTTGCTTTTAtgcaaaggagaaattaaaatctaAGCCAGCTTTATTTAGCGAATAAAGGTCCGGGATGGGACTTCTCACCACCGGCCTCCGGGGGCTGTTGGGCAAATCACGTCCTTGCCCCATGTGCCGTTCTCCCCTTACGATACAGAAAAGGGAGATACCGGCGTTAGGAGCGACTCAATAAACCTGCACTCATCCTCTCCGGCTAAAGACAAGCAGGCTGAGCTGTGGGGTCTGGCAGCAGCCACCTCAAACCCTGACTCTGCCCCGCGCAGGAGGGGAGCggagatggggggaaaaaaaaatacttagcaaaTCTCCCAGCCCCGAATTACCCCGTTAAATCCAGCCAGGAGCCGGCGGTGCCCACGGGCACACCGCTAGCAGCGTGGGATGGAGCAGCCGGCTCCATCCGGGGTAGGGAGAAACGAAATCCCTGCAGGACCGTGTCACCGCTCCCAGCAGAGCTATTTCTGCACGGAGATGACTCACCCGGCGGCTGCTTCCCGGGAGCGCGTCCGTCCACCTTCTGCAAAAAAGGGACTCcctccaaaataaaagaaaagcgGCCGCGCTTCCTAACATTATGCAAGGCCTGAAtgttgaaacagaaaataaaacagatatttgCTCGTTAATTGCGTCAAACATAAAGGCTTAAACAAACTGAATTCGGGGTGAGGGTCAAAATACGCCCGATACAAGCGGTGAGCTGCTGGGTTCACCGCGAGAATAATTTCCCAGGGTAGTTTATCCCCAAAATCTCgatgttttcttcccctctggcAATACCTCCAGCCATCCTCAGGATCTTTCCGCCCCGAAGGGGCCCAGGGAGGAAAGACTGGAGCCCGCCAATATTCGCTGCCCTCCTTATGTCCGCAGATCAGCTCTTGCCGCTCGTCCCAGGGGACCTCTGCACCGCCGTGTGACTTTGGGCTTAATCCCGGAACGGGTTCAGCACAGGACGAGCTGCACGGAGAGGAGCAGCGCCGCGCTACGCACCCGCCCTCCGCCGCAGGATCAGGCCCTACGCCAGCCCCCGGCGCATCCAAGCGAGCGTGGACGGGGATCAGCACCTGATTTGAGAGCCGGGAACTGCTGAGCCTCGAAAGCGAGGGGGCACGGGGGCATTTCCCAATTGCAGGCACAGTCCCTGGGCTGGTTTTAATCCCCCGGCGTACTCTGCTCTTGCcagtttttaacatttttaaccttaaaaaaccATTCGGTGTTTCTGGTGCGTACAACGCGtttggtattttttaattttaactcaAAACTCAACCACTCACCTTTGGCAAACGCGTTTGCCCACTCTTTAGGGCAATATTAAGGGCAAAACAAGAGGacagagtcctgctgccccaaaAGCAAAGGAGGGGAAAACCTCCCTCTCCGGCACAGACATCGGCGCCATCAGGCATGTCATCGGGATCATGAGACAATTTCACCACTCCTGGAATAAAACCCGACCCGCTCCCGTCCCCGGCCAGCTACACAGCTCCCGAAACAGAAGCAAATGAGCAAATTAATAACAAATCACCGGACAGCGGAGCTCAGAGGGGTGTCTCAGCCAGCCTCAACCCCCTCCACGTGCCGAGGTGCCACCTcaccccttctcctgccctacGGCTCCCGCTTCACCCCAAATCCCCTGGGTGGGGGTGAACGGGAACACCCTCTCCGGGGCCGGGGCTCGCCCTCCCCGCCTGCACGGCTGCAACGCCGCGGCCGGTCACCTCGGGTTATGGGGATGTTCcatttttttaatggtgtttatttttcctgCCGCCTGCCAGGAAGCTGCGGCGTTACCGCAGCCAAGGGCTCCCGCTGCGGCCGTCGGGGCCGGAGCTctctgcaacaacaacaaaaaaaaataccccgAAACAGGTGGTTTTGGCCCCAAAATGCTGCGGCTGGCAGGCGGTGGGTGTCAGATTGGCGGCTGGTTTGCGGGAGTCCAAAACCGGATCCCAGATCCCGGGATCCTCCACCGCAGTGCCGGTGCTGGACCCGCCACTGGGCACACGCATCCCGCAGCCTCTCGCCCGCCGGGGCACCGGC comes from the Aptenodytes patagonicus chromosome 20, bAptPat1.pri.cur, whole genome shotgun sequence genome and includes:
- the PHOSPHO1 gene encoding phosphoethanolamine/phosphocholine phosphatase isoform X1; translation: MLKTGKSRVRRGIKTSPGTVPAIGKCPRAPSLSRLSSSRLSNQVLIPVHARLDAPGAGVGPDPAAEGGCVARRCSSPCSSSCAEPVPGLSPKSHGGAEVPWDERQELICGHKEGSEYWRAPVFPPWAPSGRKDPEDGWRPCIMLGSAAAFLLFWRESLFCRRWTDALPGSSRRGQGAGIGSPSCKPLASGGTGAAGKGVGMASPRPPKYLLVFDFDETIINENSDDSIIRAAPGQELPEHIRQTFREGFYNEYMQRVLAYMGDQGVKMGDFKTVYENIPLSPGMPDLFQFLSKNHELFEIILISDANMFGIECNLRAAGFYSLFRKIFSNPSGFDKKGYFTLGPYHSHKCLDCPANMCKRKILTEYLAERAQEEVEFERVFYVGDGANDFCPSVTLTSADVAFPRKGYPMHRMTQEMEKKQPGAFQATVVPWESAAEVARYLQEVLKKKC
- the PHOSPHO1 gene encoding phosphoethanolamine/phosphocholine phosphatase isoform X3, with protein sequence MKRCCEGVGLPCLFKGVGMASPRPPKYLLVFDFDETIINENSDDSIIRAAPGQELPEHIRQTFREGFYNEYMQRVLAYMGDQGVKMGDFKTVYENIPLSPGMPDLFQFLSKNHELFEIILISDANMFGIECNLRAAGFYSLFRKIFSNPSGFDKKGYFTLGPYHSHKCLDCPANMCKRKILTEYLAERAQEEVEFERVFYVGDGANDFCPSVTLTSADVAFPRKGYPMHRMTQEMEKKQPGAFQATVVPWESAAEVARYLQEVLKKKC
- the PHOSPHO1 gene encoding phosphoethanolamine/phosphocholine phosphatase isoform X2; the protein is MLGSAAAFLLFWRESLFCRRWTDALPGSSRRGQGAGIGSPSCKPLASGGTGAAGKGVGMASPRPPKYLLVFDFDETIINENSDDSIIRAAPGQELPEHIRQTFREGFYNEYMQRVLAYMGDQGVKMGDFKTVYENIPLSPGMPDLFQFLSKNHELFEIILISDANMFGIECNLRAAGFYSLFRKIFSNPSGFDKKGYFTLGPYHSHKCLDCPANMCKRKILTEYLAERAQEEVEFERVFYVGDGANDFCPSVTLTSADVAFPRKGYPMHRMTQEMEKKQPGAFQATVVPWESAAEVARYLQEVLKKKC
- the PHOSPHO1 gene encoding phosphoethanolamine/phosphocholine phosphatase isoform X4, which codes for MASPRPPKYLLVFDFDETIINENSDDSIIRAAPGQELPEHIRQTFREGFYNEYMQRVLAYMGDQGVKMGDFKTVYENIPLSPGMPDLFQFLSKNHELFEIILISDANMFGIECNLRAAGFYSLFRKIFSNPSGFDKKGYFTLGPYHSHKCLDCPANMCKRKILTEYLAERAQEEVEFERVFYVGDGANDFCPSVTLTSADVAFPRKGYPMHRMTQEMEKKQPGAFQATVVPWESAAEVARYLQEVLKKKC